In a genomic window of beta proteobacterium MWH-UniP1:
- a CDS encoding cytochrome D1 domain-containing protein: protein MYTFLNALTIRFVLTIAIFWCLSLGLAQAQASGAATTASEPVAQRAATGAIDPGRLYQQHCVSCHGEQRIGVMGPALLPESLARIRDAEITRVIAQGRVATQMLGFSAVLSPAEITALTKWVRSPVHPVPQWADTDIRASRVMPPAARPDANKPVWSADPMNLFVVVEGGDHHISLVDGDRFDVIHRFPSRFALHGGPKFSPDGRYVIFGSRDGWITKYDLWNLRVVAEVRAGLNMRNVAISSDGRYVVAANYLPHTVVIFDEMLNHVKTLKAETLDGKQSSRVSAVYDAGPRKSFVVALKDAPEIWEISYDPNAKPIFDGYVHDFRMGEAVAKPGFLGVRRTRLDEPLDDFFFDQSYTHVLGATRPREGAGAAAASASAQVVNLDIRRKIADLAIAGMPHLGSGITFSRNGATVLASPNLRDGSIDVIEMSTWKPVATIKTPGPGFFMRSHESTRFAWTDSMMSPTAKDTLSIIDKQTLEIVHQVKEPGKTLAHIEFTKDGRYALASVWENDGALVVFDAQTFKEVKRLPMKKPVGKYNVWNKITRSEGTSH from the coding sequence ATGTACACCTTTTTAAATGCATTAACTATTCGTTTTGTTCTGACCATTGCGATTTTCTGGTGCTTAAGTCTTGGCCTGGCCCAAGCCCAAGCCTCTGGTGCTGCGACTACAGCGTCAGAACCCGTTGCGCAGCGGGCAGCGACTGGCGCGATCGATCCAGGCCGTCTGTATCAGCAGCATTGTGTGAGCTGCCATGGCGAGCAGCGTATTGGTGTCATGGGGCCGGCGCTTTTGCCAGAAAGCCTTGCACGTATCCGTGATGCCGAAATTACCCGCGTGATTGCCCAGGGGCGGGTGGCTACCCAGATGCTAGGGTTTTCTGCTGTGTTGTCCCCCGCTGAAATTACAGCGCTCACGAAATGGGTGCGCTCTCCGGTTCATCCAGTACCGCAGTGGGCCGATACAGATATTCGCGCATCGCGTGTGATGCCGCCAGCAGCGCGCCCGGATGCAAATAAACCCGTTTGGTCGGCGGACCCCATGAATCTGTTCGTGGTGGTCGAAGGCGGCGATCACCATATCTCGTTGGTCGATGGGGATCGATTTGATGTGATTCATCGTTTCCCATCTCGGTTTGCACTGCATGGCGGGCCGAAATTTTCTCCCGATGGCCGTTATGTCATCTTTGGTTCGCGGGATGGCTGGATTACCAAGTATGACCTGTGGAATCTTCGGGTGGTGGCCGAAGTGCGTGCCGGCTTGAACATGCGCAATGTGGCCATTAGTTCCGATGGGCGATACGTGGTAGCTGCAAACTATCTTCCCCATACCGTGGTGATCTTTGATGAGATGCTCAACCATGTGAAAACCCTGAAGGCCGAGACCTTGGATGGCAAACAGAGCTCGCGTGTCTCTGCGGTCTACGATGCTGGGCCAAGAAAAAGTTTTGTCGTGGCCTTAAAAGATGCCCCCGAGATCTGGGAGATTTCCTACGATCCAAACGCCAAGCCGATTTTTGATGGCTATGTCCACGACTTTCGTATGGGCGAAGCGGTTGCTAAGCCCGGTTTTCTTGGGGTTCGGCGCACCCGCCTAGACGAACCCCTGGATGATTTTTTCTTCGATCAGTCTTATACCCATGTCTTGGGCGCGACTCGGCCGCGAGAGGGCGCTGGGGCTGCGGCAGCTTCGGCCTCTGCCCAAGTCGTGAATCTGGACATTCGGCGCAAAATTGCCGACCTGGCCATCGCCGGTATGCCGCATCTTGGGTCGGGCATTACGTTTTCGCGTAACGGGGCAACCGTGCTGGCCAGCCCGAATTTGCGCGATGGATCGATTGATGTGATTGAGATGAGCACCTGGAAGCCAGTGGCCACGATTAAGACACCCGGCCCTGGGTTTTTTATGCGCAGTCATGAATCAACCCGGTTTGCGTGGACCGACTCCATGATGAGCCCAACGGCAAAAGACACGCTGAGTATCATTGACAAGCAGACCCTTGAAATCGTTCATCAAGTCAAAGAGCCCGGTAAAACGCTGGCCCATATTGAATTCACCAAAGATGGCCGGTATGCCCTGGCCAGTGTCTGGGAAAACGACGGTGCCTTGGTGGTCTTTGATGCGCAGACCTTTAAAGAAGTCAAACGTCTCCCCATGAAAAAACCCGTCGGCAAGTACAACGTGTGGAATAAGATCACGCGATCAGAGGGCACGTCTCATTAA
- the ybiB gene encoding DNA-binding protein YbiB, whose product MGIGAYIRRVGRKRGDGHALTRPEAADLMAQVLDRTVTDLEVGAFCMAMRIKGESADELAGFMDALQARVQCISAANGNPVVVIPSYNGARKFPVLTPLLGLMLAQRGVPVLMHGMPTEDVRVSSGDVLRELGIGQSQSLAPMAAGEFRWVDTALLCPGLARLLEVRRALTLRNTGHSLAKMINPIAGKSLLLSSYTHGEYSEAMQEAMQMHHLSAMLFHGLEGEVIAEARRLRETVFILNGQHQSAAFWADQMASLSAETGRGLSLSPQEMQIDAAQTAAYTQKVLSGQGPVSEAVAAQVALITRAWQAVC is encoded by the coding sequence GTGGGGATAGGTGCATATATTCGGCGTGTTGGCCGCAAGCGCGGTGATGGCCACGCCCTGACGCGGCCTGAGGCCGCCGATCTGATGGCCCAGGTGTTGGACCGCACGGTGACCGATCTTGAGGTGGGTGCCTTTTGCATGGCCATGCGGATCAAAGGGGAAAGCGCCGACGAGTTGGCCGGTTTCATGGATGCGTTACAGGCGCGTGTGCAATGTATTTCTGCGGCAAACGGCAACCCCGTGGTGGTGATACCCAGCTATAACGGCGCAAGAAAATTCCCGGTGTTAACACCGCTGTTGGGTCTGATGCTGGCACAACGTGGCGTACCAGTCTTGATGCACGGTATGCCAACCGAAGACGTACGGGTTAGTAGTGGTGATGTTTTACGTGAACTCGGTATTGGCCAGAGTCAATCGCTAGCACCAATGGCAGCCGGTGAATTTCGCTGGGTGGATACCGCCTTGCTGTGCCCCGGGCTTGCCCGGCTACTTGAAGTGCGGCGGGCCCTGACCCTTCGTAACACTGGCCATAGTCTTGCCAAGATGATCAATCCAATTGCTGGAAAAAGCCTGTTGCTGTCCAGTTATACCCATGGGGAATACAGCGAGGCGATGCAGGAAGCCATGCAAATGCATCATCTGTCGGCCATGTTGTTTCATGGCCTTGAGGGTGAAGTCATTGCGGAAGCGCGCCGACTGCGAGAGACCGTTTTTATTTTGAACGGGCAGCATCAGTCGGCTGCTTTCTGGGCGGATCAGATGGCGAGTCTTTCCGCCGAGACAGGCCGCGGGCTGTCGTTATCGCCCCAGGAAATGCAGATCGATGCGGCGCAGACGGCTGCTTACACCCAAAAAGTGCTGAGCGGGCAAGGGCCGGTATCCGAGGCGGTGGCAGCGCAGGTGGCTTTAATCACCCGTGCGTGGCAGGCCGTCTGCTAA
- a CDS encoding metal-sulfur cluster assembly factor, translating to MSLPPDEITESSIRQVLSQIIDPEVGANIVDMGLIYNIALTPTAVSIEMTMTSPACPMGDMILDDIDQTLRHYLPEGMTHAVNVVWDPPWDPSKMSPSLRERFHLEDPDNIDDLDLEKYLK from the coding sequence ATGAGCCTACCCCCCGACGAGATCACCGAATCCAGCATTCGACAGGTGCTCTCACAGATTATCGACCCCGAAGTCGGCGCCAATATCGTGGACATGGGCCTGATCTATAACATTGCGCTCACGCCAACGGCGGTCAGTATCGAAATGACCATGACCTCGCCGGCCTGCCCCATGGGCGATATGATCTTGGACGATATTGATCAGACCCTGCGTCATTACCTGCCCGAGGGCATGACCCATGCCGTGAATGTCGTCTGGGATCCTCCCTGGGACCCATCCAAGATGAGCCCATCTTTGCGGGAACGTTTTCATTTAGAAGACCCCGACAATATTGACGATTTGGATCTTGAAAAATATTTGAAGTGA
- a CDS encoding Crp/Fnr family transcriptional regulator, with amino-acid sequence MPSPPPINPVEVFARLPLFSALQPEQRQRLAEHTREQRISRGETLFRRGDMANGFYVVIFGQIKLVIDSPQGDEKVVEIINQRQSFGEAVMFLNRPYPVSAVSLNDTLLLHVPKSALDDSLTQDPTFAKAMLAGLSARLHALVKDVEAYSIRSTTQRVIGYLLQQCPDEANGEVIVELPTSKLLIASRLSITPETLSRIFGKLQQGDLIRVQGRSVIIPNVKALQDFVE; translated from the coding sequence ATGCCGTCACCCCCGCCGATCAACCCAGTTGAAGTCTTTGCCCGACTGCCGCTTTTTAGTGCACTGCAACCAGAACAGAGGCAGCGCCTGGCCGAGCACACCCGTGAACAGAGAATCTCTCGCGGCGAGACCCTGTTTCGGCGGGGCGACATGGCCAACGGCTTTTATGTGGTGATCTTTGGTCAGATCAAGCTGGTCATCGACTCGCCCCAGGGCGATGAAAAAGTGGTGGAAATCATCAATCAGCGCCAGAGCTTTGGCGAGGCCGTCATGTTTTTAAACCGGCCCTATCCGGTATCGGCCGTAAGCCTAAACGACACCCTGCTGCTCCATGTGCCCAAATCAGCCCTGGACGACTCTCTTACCCAGGACCCCACCTTTGCCAAGGCCATGCTTGCCGGCCTGTCGGCACGACTTCATGCTCTGGTGAAAGACGTAGAAGCCTATTCCATTCGCTCCACCACCCAACGCGTGATCGGTTATCTACTCCAGCAATGTCCCGACGAGGCAAACGGAGAAGTCATCGTTGAACTGCCCACTTCCAAACTGCTGATTGCCTCGCGACTGAGCATCACGCCAGAGACCCTGTCACGGATTTTCGGAAAGCTACAACAAGGTGACCTGATTCGGGTGCAGGGCCGCTCAGTCATCATTCCTAACGTGAAGGCCTTACAAGATTTCGTGGAGTAG